Proteins from a genomic interval of Streptomyces sp. NBC_01445:
- a CDS encoding ATP-binding protein: protein MAKARAHAVDALREWQIDDDIVEALRLIVSELATNAMVHTASRTIEITVSVTATEAIVTVTDQGLSGTPAARKARPEEEHGRGLALVDALATRWESTPLADGTQVEAAVALPGQTAGAL from the coding sequence GTGGCCAAGGCCCGCGCGCACGCGGTCGATGCTCTGCGGGAGTGGCAGATCGACGACGACATCGTCGAGGCTCTGCGGCTCATCGTCAGTGAGCTCGCCACCAACGCGATGGTCCACACAGCGAGTCGAACCATCGAGATCACTGTGTCCGTCACCGCCACTGAGGCCATCGTGACCGTCACCGACCAGGGACTGTCCGGGACACCCGCCGCACGCAAGGCGCGCCCCGAGGAGGAACACGGACGAGGCCTGGCCCTCGTCGACGCCCTAGCCACCCGATGGGAGTCCACACCGCTCGCCGACGGGACCCAAGTTGAGGCCGCGGTCGCCCTTCCCGGGCAGACGGCAGGCGCGCTGTGA
- a CDS encoding dihydrofolate reductase family protein, whose protein sequence is MTFLNCDVAEAVRIALDASGGKNLEVLSASIGRQLLERGLIDEIDLHIAPVLLGNGIRLFDNPGGSPVRLGLVNGSDPSLVVNVRYRPASAG, encoded by the coding sequence GTGACGTTCCTCAACTGCGATGTGGCCGAGGCGGTCCGGATCGCTCTGGACGCGAGCGGAGGCAAGAACCTTGAGGTCCTGTCAGCTTCGATCGGCCGTCAGCTCCTGGAGCGCGGGCTCATCGACGAGATCGACCTGCACATCGCGCCGGTCCTGCTCGGCAACGGGATCCGCCTGTTCGACAACCCGGGCGGCTCGCCGGTCCGACTCGGCCTTGTCAACGGCAGCGACCCGTCGCTTGTGGTGAACGTGCGCTACCGCCCGGCCTCCGCCGGGTGA
- a CDS encoding sugar O-acetyltransferase, translated as MTTTDYFADDPRTNLERMLAGDLYIADDPEIARRQRRAMQLAARYQAAFVEDADKARPILADLLDSVGEGVEVRPPLFVDYGSNIAIGARTFVNYHLTALDVARITIGEDCQIGPNVQLLTPTHPVEPQPRRDKLEAALPITIGDNVWLGGGVIVCPGVTIGDNSVIGAGAVVTKDIPANVVAVGNPARPVRTL; from the coding sequence ATGACGACGACGGACTACTTCGCCGACGACCCGCGCACGAACCTGGAGCGCATGCTCGCGGGTGACCTGTACATCGCCGACGATCCGGAGATCGCCCGGCGTCAGCGGAGGGCGATGCAGTTGGCGGCCCGCTACCAGGCCGCCTTCGTCGAGGACGCCGACAAGGCCCGGCCGATTCTGGCCGACCTGCTCGACTCCGTGGGGGAGGGCGTCGAGGTGCGGCCGCCGCTGTTCGTCGACTACGGCAGCAACATCGCCATCGGCGCCCGCACCTTCGTCAATTACCACCTCACCGCGCTCGACGTCGCCCGGATCACCATCGGCGAGGACTGCCAGATCGGCCCCAACGTCCAACTCCTCACCCCCACCCACCCGGTGGAGCCGCAGCCCCGCCGCGACAAGCTGGAAGCCGCGCTGCCCATCACCATCGGCGACAACGTCTGGCTCGGCGGCGGGGTCATCGTGTGTCCCGGGGTGACCATCGGGGACAACTCCGTCATCGGCGCCGGCGCCGTCGTCACCAAGGACATCCCGGCGAACGTCGTCGCCGTGGGCAACCCCGCCCGCCCCGTCCGCACCCTCTGA
- a CDS encoding TetR/AcrR family transcriptional regulator, whose amino-acid sequence MATGRTDPQRRERIIAATLDHIAEEGVAGVSHRKIAMRADVPLGSMTYHFAGIDDLLREAFKRFADQIVAVFERHLADAGTPERAREAVTDLIHALSEGPRRDLVLTHELYALAARRDEYRELTHAWTARSRDLLERHFDADTARQLDALIEGLVLHCSLDTAPQSRELTRAAVRRLTSG is encoded by the coding sequence GTGGCCACCGGACGCACGGACCCGCAGCGCCGCGAGCGCATCATCGCCGCCACCCTCGACCACATCGCCGAAGAGGGCGTCGCCGGGGTCTCCCACCGCAAGATCGCCATGCGAGCCGACGTGCCGCTCGGCTCGATGACCTACCACTTCGCAGGCATCGACGACCTCTTGCGCGAGGCCTTCAAACGGTTCGCCGACCAGATCGTCGCCGTGTTCGAGCGGCACCTGGCCGACGCCGGCACCCCCGAGCGGGCCCGGGAAGCCGTCACCGACCTCATCCACGCGCTTTCCGAAGGGCCGCGCCGCGATCTCGTCCTCACCCACGAGCTGTACGCCCTCGCAGCCCGCCGCGACGAGTACCGCGAACTCACCCACGCCTGGACGGCCCGCAGCCGCGACCTCCTGGAGCGGCATTTCGACGCGGACACCGCCCGCCAACTGGACGCGCTGATCGAGGGGTTGGTCCTGCACTGTTCCCTCGACACGGCCCCGCAGAGCCGCGAACTGACGCGGGCGGCCGTGCGGCGCCTGACCTCCGGCTGA
- a CDS encoding alpha-hydroxy-acid oxidizing protein: MTQQFGDYQHEIYFNALGGIVPELPMAFAELEQRAGEALAPSVWSYVAGGAGDEFTQRENVTAFEQWGLIPRMFVGASRRDLTVDLFGLRLDSPLFMCPIGVIGLCGQDGHGDLATARAAARTGVPMVASTLSADPMEDVAKEFGETPGFFQLYTPTDRDLAESLVSRAEAAGFKGIVVTMDTWVTGWRPRDLTTGNFPQLRGHCLSNYTSDPVFRSRLPQGRVDDTQAVVMQFASVFGNPLTWDDLPWLRSLTNLPLIVKGLCHPEDVRRAKDGGVDGIYCSNHGGRQANGGLAAIDALPEVVEAADGLPVLFDSGVRSGADVVKALALGATAVGIGRPYAYGLALGGVDGIVHVLRSLLAETDLIMAVDGYPTLAYLTPQALRRRR; the protein is encoded by the coding sequence ATGACGCAGCAGTTCGGTGACTACCAGCACGAGATTTACTTCAACGCGCTCGGGGGCATCGTCCCCGAGCTGCCCATGGCCTTCGCGGAGTTGGAGCAGCGGGCCGGCGAGGCGCTCGCGCCGTCTGTGTGGTCGTACGTCGCGGGTGGCGCGGGCGACGAGTTCACCCAGCGCGAGAACGTCACCGCCTTCGAGCAGTGGGGGCTCATTCCGCGCATGTTCGTCGGGGCGAGCCGGCGGGACCTGACCGTCGACCTCTTCGGCCTCAGGCTCGACAGTCCGCTGTTCATGTGCCCCATCGGCGTGATCGGGCTCTGCGGGCAGGACGGGCACGGGGACCTCGCGACGGCGCGGGCCGCCGCGCGCACGGGAGTTCCGATGGTGGCCTCCACTCTGTCCGCGGACCCCATGGAGGACGTGGCCAAGGAGTTCGGCGAGACCCCCGGCTTCTTTCAGCTCTACACGCCGACCGACCGCGACCTCGCCGAGAGCCTCGTCAGCCGTGCCGAGGCGGCGGGCTTCAAGGGGATCGTCGTCACCATGGACACCTGGGTCACCGGCTGGCGGCCCCGCGACCTGACCACCGGCAACTTCCCGCAGCTGCGGGGCCACTGCCTCAGCAACTACACCTCGGACCCGGTCTTCCGCTCCCGGCTCCCGCAGGGCCGCGTCGATGACACGCAGGCCGTCGTCATGCAGTTCGCGAGCGTCTTCGGCAACCCTCTGACGTGGGACGACCTCCCCTGGCTGCGCTCGCTCACCAACCTGCCGCTCATCGTCAAGGGCCTGTGCCACCCCGAGGACGTACGGCGGGCCAAGGACGGCGGCGTCGACGGGATCTACTGCTCCAACCACGGCGGGCGGCAGGCCAACGGAGGCCTCGCCGCTATCGACGCCCTGCCCGAGGTGGTGGAGGCCGCCGACGGTCTGCCCGTGCTGTTCGACTCGGGGGTGCGTTCCGGAGCCGATGTGGTCAAGGCGCTCGCCCTCGGCGCGACGGCGGTCGGTATCGGCCGCCCCTACGCCTACGGCCTCGCCCTCGGCGGCGTCGACGGCATCGTCCACGTGCTGCGGTCCTTGCTCGCGGAGACCGACCTGATCATGGCCGTCGACGGCTATCCGACGCTCGCCTACCTCACTCCGCAGGCGCTGCGTCGTCGGCGCTGA
- a CDS encoding YihY/virulence factor BrkB family protein — translation MGTRPTAQVTRTVPSPATSGSADEGDDDHGHSHVPGDKSMSWPRLWAALRRTPVSMWNDDVSDWAAALTYYAILALLPAMLVTASLIGLVSPATTDALITHVTAWAPAESGAALHESLRHMAHERSAALTVTIAGAVSALWSASSYSAVFRRALHTLHGVRDTRPVWRKAHRILLTACTLLALLVASALALVLSGSLAQSLGHWLGLGDTVAAAWNFLKWPALLCLVALLVLVLFRSGPPAARGWRHGLPGGLLAALIWLVASAGFTFYASQLGTYSKLYGSLAGGVVFLVWLWVSNLALLAGAQFGVELDRTAPHAPEVSADDAAPAE, via the coding sequence TTGGGAACCCGGCCGACGGCCCAGGTCACCCGAACCGTCCCCTCCCCCGCCACGTCCGGCTCCGCCGACGAAGGCGACGACGACCACGGCCACAGCCACGTGCCGGGCGACAAGTCGATGTCCTGGCCCCGGCTGTGGGCGGCGCTGCGCCGCACGCCGGTGTCGATGTGGAACGACGACGTGTCGGACTGGGCCGCGGCGCTGACGTACTACGCGATCCTCGCCCTGCTGCCCGCCATGCTCGTGACCGCCTCGCTCATCGGCCTGGTCAGCCCGGCCACGACGGACGCCCTGATCACGCATGTGACGGCCTGGGCGCCCGCCGAGTCGGGCGCCGCCCTGCACGAGTCGCTCCGCCACATGGCACACGAGCGGTCCGCCGCGCTCACCGTGACGATCGCAGGCGCAGTCAGCGCCTTGTGGTCGGCGTCCAGTTACTCGGCCGTGTTCCGCCGGGCCCTCCACACGCTGCACGGCGTCCGCGACACAAGGCCCGTGTGGCGCAAGGCCCACCGCATCCTGCTGACCGCCTGCACCCTGCTCGCGCTCCTCGTGGCCAGCGCGCTCGCCCTCGTGCTCAGCGGATCCCTCGCCCAGTCCCTCGGGCACTGGCTCGGACTCGGCGACACGGTCGCCGCGGCCTGGAACTTCCTCAAGTGGCCTGCCCTGCTGTGCCTGGTGGCGCTGCTCGTCCTGGTCCTGTTCCGCTCGGGGCCGCCCGCCGCCCGAGGGTGGCGGCACGGCCTGCCGGGTGGTCTGCTGGCCGCGCTGATCTGGCTCGTCGCGTCGGCCGGCTTCACGTTCTACGCCTCGCAGCTCGGCACCTACAGCAAGCTCTACGGCTCCCTGGCGGGCGGCGTCGTGTTCCTCGTCTGGCTGTGGGTGTCGAACCTGGCGCTGCTGGCCGGGGCCCAGTTCGGCGTCGAACTGGACCGGACCGCGCCCCACGCGCCCGAGGTCAGCGCCGACGACGCAGCGCCTGCGGAGTGA
- a CDS encoding nucleosidase: MELIGEVTAGRPLLVLAVKEEAQFLDSDLPVLLTGMGKVNAATALATVLARGPQPSGIVNLGTAGALRPGWTGTHVIGSVIQHDLDNAVLASLTGEIYGAPIDLPDHGGPVLATGDSFISDEAARARLAELAPLVDMEGYALASAAQQAGVPLRIVKHVSDEAGDGAARTWRETVADCARVLADWAARNIPVRS; encoded by the coding sequence ATGGAACTCATAGGTGAGGTCACCGCCGGCCGCCCCCTGCTCGTGCTGGCCGTGAAGGAAGAGGCGCAGTTCCTCGACTCGGATCTCCCCGTCCTGCTCACCGGCATGGGCAAGGTCAACGCGGCGACCGCGCTGGCCACCGTCCTGGCCCGCGGCCCGCAGCCCTCGGGCATCGTGAACCTGGGCACGGCGGGTGCGCTGCGCCCCGGCTGGACGGGCACCCACGTCATCGGCTCCGTGATCCAGCACGACCTGGACAACGCCGTGCTCGCCTCCCTGACGGGCGAGATCTACGGTGCGCCGATCGACCTGCCCGACCACGGCGGGCCCGTCCTCGCGACCGGCGACTCCTTCATCTCCGACGAGGCGGCCCGCGCCCGCCTGGCCGAGCTCGCCCCGCTCGTCGACATGGAGGGCTACGCTCTCGCCTCCGCCGCCCAGCAGGCCGGTGTGCCGCTGCGCATCGTCAAGCACGTCAGCGACGAGGCGGGCGACGGCGCGGCCAGGACATGGCGCGAGACGGTCGCCGACTGCGCACGCGTCCTCGCCGACTGGGCCGCGCGGAACATTCCCGTACGCTCCTGA
- a CDS encoding DUF6069 family protein produces METPHTPYGQDPGYGQDPHQLYGPDPAHPTYTAYGPYADSAPPPPPQPRVDARRIWSGGLMTALVAALTAVAGVLLVRGVLGVAVFAPERDGAMGDASTGLLAGGAAVAALVATLLLHLLCLGTPQPGRFFSWIVTLATLVMVLLPFTTSVALVTKVGTAGVYLAVGLTIGMLLTPVARGAVRGR; encoded by the coding sequence ATGGAGACACCGCATACGCCCTATGGCCAGGACCCCGGCTACGGGCAGGATCCGCATCAGCTGTACGGGCCCGACCCGGCGCACCCCACCTACACGGCGTACGGGCCGTACGCCGACAGCGCGCCGCCTCCGCCCCCGCAGCCGCGCGTAGATGCCCGCAGGATCTGGTCCGGCGGCCTGATGACCGCGCTCGTCGCCGCGCTGACCGCCGTGGCCGGTGTGCTCCTCGTCCGCGGTGTCCTCGGCGTCGCCGTGTTCGCACCGGAGCGCGATGGCGCGATGGGGGACGCGTCCACCGGACTGCTCGCGGGCGGCGCCGCTGTCGCGGCCCTCGTCGCGACGCTGCTGCTGCATCTCCTGTGCCTGGGCACACCGCAGCCCGGGCGGTTCTTCTCCTGGATCGTCACGCTGGCGACGCTCGTCATGGTGCTGCTGCCCTTCACCACGTCGGTGGCCCTCGTGACGAAGGTGGGCACGGCCGGCGTCTATCTAGCCGTCGGACTCACCATCGGGATGCTGCTGACCCCGGTGGCGCGCGGCGCGGTGCGCGGCCGCTGA
- a CDS encoding TetR/AcrR family transcriptional regulator, whose translation MPIARKSWTVRDKLDRQDSATRARLLTAARTVFEQRGYARTTIADITAESDVGRATFYVYFASKQDVFAVLAADLRDRFLAAQEAAAPEAEDPYLLAERTNAAFLDAYVDNLAFLTVLEHQSLTDPAMRVLRDEINDRPRGRTARYIARLVRQGLAEPAGSPESVATAAAGMVAGFARAVAADPGYRDRAVADLTAMYLRLLGLTPRAGAKP comes from the coding sequence ATGCCGATCGCGAGAAAATCCTGGACCGTGCGCGACAAGCTGGACCGCCAGGACAGCGCCACGCGGGCCCGACTGCTCACGGCGGCCCGCACGGTCTTCGAGCAGCGCGGCTATGCGCGCACGACGATCGCCGACATCACGGCGGAGTCCGACGTCGGCCGCGCCACGTTCTACGTCTACTTCGCCTCCAAGCAGGACGTCTTCGCCGTGCTCGCCGCCGATCTGCGGGACCGCTTCCTGGCGGCCCAGGAGGCGGCGGCCCCAGAGGCCGAGGACCCGTATCTGCTCGCCGAGCGGACCAACGCGGCGTTCCTGGACGCCTACGTCGACAACCTCGCGTTCCTGACCGTACTCGAACACCAGTCGCTCACAGATCCGGCGATGCGCGTGCTCCGCGACGAGATCAACGACCGCCCCCGCGGGCGCACCGCGCGCTACATCGCCCGTCTGGTGCGCCAGGGCCTCGCCGAGCCGGCCGGTTCGCCGGAGTCCGTGGCCACCGCCGCGGCCGGCATGGTCGCGGGCTTCGCACGAGCCGTGGCCGCCGACCCGGGCTACCGGGACCGGGCCGTCGCCGATCTGACGGCGATGTACCTGCGGCTGCTCGGCCTCACACCCCGCGCCGGAGCAAAGCCCTGA
- a CDS encoding carboxyl transferase domain-containing protein: protein MTGVLIANRGEIAVRIHRAASALGLRTVAVHSADDRSAAHVRLADDAHLLKGEGVAAYLDARQIVEIAGRAGCDLVHPGYGFLSENADFAKACAEAGLTFVGPTPELLALFGDKARSRELAVQHGVPVLAATGAPTSLAQATDFHAGVRDGVMVKAVAGGGGRGMRAVHDASDLAWAYERCRSEAERAFGNGDVYVEQLLPRAKHIEIQVVGDGTGQVTHLWDRECSVQRRNQKLIEVAPSPWLPARTRDLLIEAAVTMASATRYLGLGTFEFLVDADDPDAYYFIETNPRLQVEHTITEELAGVDLVATQLRLAQGRSLAELGLLQEDIPQPRGFAIQTRVNLEELSADGTARASQGTLTAFEAPGGPGVRVDTHGRAGLEIKGSYDSLVAKVITRTVRGDFADAAGRAAGALAEFTLCGVPSNIPLLRAVLRHEAFRDGTVTTAFVNEHLDKLVPGATASQESHGSVLTALSAGSVVDVCVEPGAEVAAGAPLVVLEAMKMEHVLTAPRGGIVREVRASVGDVVPAGAELVVFAPSQGEDSVDEAAADVDLDVIRPDLAEVVERHRIGLDEARPQAVERRRRTGHRTARENLADLCDPGSFTEYGALAIAAQRRRRTLEDLIANTPADGIVTGVAQVNGAQFGDRRSQCAVLAYDYTVLAGTQGMLNHKKTDRMLELAERQQIPVVLFAEGGGGRPGDTDMMAVAGLDVPTFATLARLSGQVPTVGIVAGRCFAGNAALLGCCDVVIATPDATVGMSGPAMIEAGGLGQFLPEEVGPMPVQVPNGVVDILVDDEAEAVAVAKQYLSYFQGDLSDWDCADQRLLRHVVPENRLRAYDVREAVTLLADTGSVLELRREFGVGVITALVRVEGRPMGLVANNPQHLGGAIDSDAADKMARFLQLCDAHGLPVVTLCDTPGFMVGPDAEKTATVRHFSRLFVAGAHLGVPVFSAVLRKGYGLGAMAMTGGGFRAPTAMVSWPTGEIGPMGLEGAVRLGYRRELEAIADPQERQARYEALLAEQYEQGKALNAGTTFEVDDVIDPADTRRWITTTFAQHPRHPDPYPHPRTPQRHTRGRFIDTW from the coding sequence ATGACAGGTGTGCTGATCGCCAACCGGGGCGAGATCGCCGTCCGGATCCACCGCGCGGCGTCGGCGCTCGGCCTGCGGACCGTGGCGGTGCACTCCGCGGACGACCGCTCGGCGGCCCATGTGCGGCTCGCCGACGACGCCCACCTGCTCAAGGGCGAAGGCGTAGCCGCCTATCTCGACGCGCGTCAGATCGTGGAGATCGCCGGGCGCGCGGGATGCGACCTGGTCCACCCCGGCTACGGGTTCCTCAGCGAGAACGCCGACTTCGCGAAGGCGTGTGCCGAGGCGGGGCTGACCTTCGTGGGTCCCACCCCCGAACTCCTCGCTCTCTTCGGCGACAAGGCGCGCTCACGGGAGCTCGCCGTGCAGCACGGCGTCCCCGTCCTCGCGGCCACCGGCGCCCCGACCTCACTCGCGCAGGCCACAGATTTCCACGCCGGAGTGCGCGACGGCGTCATGGTGAAGGCGGTCGCCGGGGGAGGCGGCCGCGGCATGCGCGCGGTGCACGACGCGTCGGACCTCGCCTGGGCGTACGAGCGCTGCCGCTCCGAAGCCGAGCGCGCCTTCGGCAACGGCGATGTGTACGTCGAGCAACTCCTGCCCCGCGCCAAGCACATCGAGATCCAAGTCGTCGGGGACGGCACCGGACAGGTGACCCATCTGTGGGACCGGGAGTGTTCGGTCCAGCGCCGCAACCAGAAGCTGATCGAGGTCGCGCCCAGCCCGTGGCTCCCCGCGCGCACGCGTGACCTGCTGATCGAGGCCGCGGTCACGATGGCTTCGGCGACCCGGTATCTCGGCCTCGGAACCTTCGAGTTCCTCGTCGACGCGGACGACCCGGACGCCTACTACTTCATCGAGACCAATCCGCGCCTCCAGGTCGAGCACACCATCACCGAGGAACTCGCCGGGGTGGACCTGGTGGCCACCCAACTGCGCCTCGCCCAGGGCAGGTCGCTGGCCGAACTCGGTCTCCTCCAGGAGGACATCCCGCAGCCGCGCGGCTTCGCGATCCAGACGCGCGTCAACCTCGAAGAGCTGTCCGCGGACGGCACGGCCCGCGCCTCGCAGGGCACGCTGACCGCCTTCGAGGCACCCGGCGGCCCCGGCGTGCGCGTGGACACCCACGGCCGCGCGGGCCTGGAGATCAAGGGCTCGTACGACTCCCTCGTCGCCAAGGTGATCACTCGTACGGTCCGCGGCGACTTCGCCGACGCGGCGGGGCGGGCGGCCGGGGCGCTCGCCGAGTTCACGCTCTGCGGGGTCCCCTCGAACATCCCGCTGCTGCGTGCCGTTCTGCGCCACGAGGCCTTCCGGGACGGCACGGTGACGACCGCCTTCGTCAACGAACACCTCGACAAGCTCGTACCGGGCGCCACCGCCTCTCAGGAGAGCCACGGCTCGGTCCTCACCGCCCTCTCCGCGGGCAGTGTCGTCGACGTCTGTGTGGAGCCGGGCGCCGAGGTGGCGGCAGGTGCGCCACTCGTCGTCCTCGAGGCGATGAAGATGGAACACGTCCTGACCGCGCCCCGCGGCGGAATCGTGCGCGAGGTCCGCGCGAGCGTCGGGGACGTCGTCCCGGCCGGTGCCGAACTCGTCGTCTTCGCACCTTCGCAGGGCGAGGACAGCGTCGACGAGGCGGCGGCCGACGTCGATCTCGACGTGATCAGGCCGGACCTCGCCGAGGTCGTCGAGCGCCACCGCATCGGCCTCGACGAGGCCAGGCCCCAGGCCGTCGAGCGCCGCAGGCGCACCGGCCACCGCACCGCACGCGAGAACCTCGCCGACCTCTGCGACCCGGGCAGCTTCACCGAGTACGGCGCCCTGGCCATCGCCGCGCAGCGCCGCCGCAGGACCCTCGAGGACCTGATCGCCAACACCCCGGCCGACGGGATCGTCACCGGCGTCGCCCAGGTCAACGGCGCGCAGTTCGGCGACCGGCGAAGCCAGTGCGCCGTCCTCGCGTACGACTACACCGTCCTCGCCGGCACACAGGGGATGCTCAACCACAAGAAGACCGACCGCATGCTCGAACTCGCCGAGCGGCAGCAGATCCCGGTCGTGCTCTTCGCCGAGGGCGGCGGCGGACGTCCCGGAGACACCGACATGATGGCCGTCGCCGGACTCGACGTCCCCACCTTCGCCACCCTGGCCAGGCTCAGCGGGCAGGTACCGACGGTCGGCATCGTCGCCGGGCGCTGCTTCGCGGGCAACGCCGCGCTCCTCGGCTGCTGCGACGTCGTCATCGCGACCCCCGACGCCACGGTCGGCATGAGCGGCCCCGCGATGATCGAGGCGGGCGGCCTCGGGCAGTTCCTGCCCGAGGAGGTCGGTCCGATGCCGGTCCAGGTACCGAACGGCGTCGTCGACATCCTGGTCGACGACGAGGCCGAGGCCGTGGCGGTCGCCAAGCAGTATCTCTCCTATTTCCAGGGCGACTTGAGCGACTGGGACTGTGCGGACCAGCGCCTCCTGCGGCACGTCGTCCCCGAGAACCGGCTGCGCGCGTACGACGTACGTGAGGCGGTCACCCTCCTCGCCGACACCGGCTCGGTCCTGGAACTGCGCCGCGAGTTCGGCGTCGGCGTCATCACCGCGCTCGTACGGGTCGAGGGGCGGCCGATGGGCCTGGTCGCCAACAACCCTCAGCACCTCGGCGGCGCCATCGACAGCGACGCCGCCGACAAGATGGCGCGCTTCCTGCAACTCTGCGACGCCCACGGCCTGCCCGTGGTCACCCTGTGCGACACCCCGGGGTTCATGGTCGGCCCGGACGCCGAGAAGACCGCGACCGTACGGCACTTCAGCCGGCTCTTCGTCGCAGGAGCCCACCTCGGCGTCCCGGTCTTCTCCGCCGTGCTGCGCAAGGGCTACGGTCTCGGCGCGATGGCGATGACCGGCGGCGGCTTCCGCGCCCCCACGGCGATGGTCTCCTGGCCCACCGGCGAGATCGGCCCGATGGGCCTGGAAGGCGCCGTCCGGCTCGGCTACCGCCGCGAACTCGAGGCCATCGCCGACCCGCAGGAGCGACAGGCCAGGTACGAGGCCCTGCTCGCGGAGCAGTACGAGCAGGGCAAGGCCCTCAACGCGGGGACGACCTTCGAGGTCGACGACGTGATCGACCCGGCCGACACCCGCCGCTGGATCACCACGACGTTCGCCCAGCACCCCAGGCATCCGGATCCGTATCCGCACCCGCGTACGCCCCAGCGGCACACCCGCGGTCGATTCATCGACACGTGGTGA
- a CDS encoding AMP-binding protein produces the protein MKIEEYLEDLRARQARVRPHGTPSDVVYPLDEISVPDHVAHWARLRPDRAAVVFEGRTVTYRELDELSRRVAGRLASEGVGAGDRVAVHLPNCPQFLVAFLAVLRLGAVHVPVNPMFRRCGASWLASRLASAPRVQ, from the coding sequence ATGAAGATCGAGGAGTACCTGGAGGATCTGCGTGCCCGTCAGGCCCGCGTCCGCCCACACGGCACACCGTCCGACGTCGTGTACCCGCTCGACGAGATCTCCGTGCCGGATCATGTGGCGCACTGGGCGCGGCTGCGCCCCGACCGGGCCGCGGTCGTCTTCGAGGGCCGCACCGTCACCTACCGCGAACTCGACGAGCTGAGCCGCCGTGTGGCGGGACGGCTCGCCTCCGAGGGCGTCGGCGCGGGCGACCGGGTCGCCGTCCACCTGCCCAACTGCCCCCAGTTCCTGGTCGCTTTCCTCGCCGTGCTGCGCCTCGGCGCGGTGCACGTGCCGGTCAACCCGATGTTCCGCCGGTGCGGAGCATCATGGCTCGCCTCCCGCCTGGCCTCCGCCCCACGCGTCCAGTGA
- a CDS encoding RNA-guided endonuclease InsQ/TnpB family protein — MQLRYAFRLYPGPGQRLALGRAFGCARVVFNDAVRARQDAHAAGLPYPKAAELSQNLITRAKRTVERSWLGEVSSVVLQQSLRDVEAAYRAFFASLKGERKGAGMGAPRFKSRKDSRQSIRFTANARWSITPTGRLNLPKIGEVRVKWSRTLPVVPSSVTVMKDPAGRYFASFVVDTDPAADAARMPAAERAIGIDLGLTRFAVLSDGTKIDSPRFLRRAEKKLKKTQRELSRKQKGSKNRARARLKVARAHAQVADARKEFHHQLSTQLIRENQAVAVEDLAVSGLARTRLAKSVHDAGWSQFVTMLEYKAARYGRTLVKIGRFEPTSQVCSACGHHDGPKPLRVREWTCSVCGTRHDRDVNAAKNVKAAAGLAASACGAPVRPEPVLAQREETGSHGIPAGSRAA, encoded by the coding sequence ATGCAGCTCCGGTACGCCTTCAGGCTGTACCCGGGCCCCGGTCAACGCCTCGCGCTGGGCCGGGCGTTCGGGTGCGCGCGGGTCGTGTTCAACGACGCGGTGCGTGCCCGCCAGGACGCCCACGCGGCGGGTCTGCCGTATCCGAAGGCCGCCGAGCTGTCCCAGAACTTGATCACCCGGGCCAAGCGGACCGTGGAGCGGTCTTGGCTGGGCGAGGTGTCCTCGGTGGTGCTCCAGCAGTCTCTGCGGGATGTGGAGGCCGCCTACCGGGCGTTCTTTGCCTCCCTCAAGGGTGAGCGCAAGGGAGCGGGGATGGGTGCCCCGCGGTTCAAGTCGCGTAAGGACTCGAGGCAGTCGATCCGGTTCACGGCCAACGCCCGCTGGTCGATCACCCCAACCGGCCGGCTGAACCTGCCGAAGATCGGCGAGGTGCGGGTGAAGTGGTCCCGCACCCTGCCCGTGGTGCCGTCCTCGGTCACGGTGATGAAGGACCCGGCGGGGCGGTATTTCGCGAGCTTTGTCGTCGACACCGACCCGGCCGCCGACGCCGCGCGAATGCCCGCCGCCGAGCGGGCCATCGGGATCGACCTGGGCCTGACCCGCTTCGCGGTCCTGTCCGACGGCACGAAAATCGACTCCCCGCGGTTTCTGCGCCGGGCGGAGAAGAAACTCAAGAAGACTCAGCGAGAGCTGTCCCGCAAGCAGAAGGGGTCGAAGAACCGGGCCAGGGCCCGCCTGAAGGTCGCCCGCGCCCACGCTCAAGTAGCCGATGCGCGCAAGGAGTTCCACCACCAGCTCTCCACACAGTTGATCCGCGAGAATCAAGCGGTCGCGGTGGAGGACCTGGCGGTCTCCGGTCTCGCGCGCACCAGGCTGGCCAAGAGCGTTCACGATGCGGGCTGGTCCCAGTTCGTGACCATGCTCGAATACAAGGCAGCCCGGTACGGCCGCACCCTGGTCAAGATCGGCCGGTTCGAGCCCACCAGCCAGGTGTGCTCCGCCTGCGGACACCACGACGGACCCAAACCCCTGCGCGTCAGGGAGTGGACCTGTTCCGTCTGCGGCACCCGGCATGACCGGGATGTCAACGCCGCCAAGAATGTGAAAGCGGCCGCTGGACTGGCGGCATCGGCCTGCGGAGCGCCGGTAAGACCAGAACCCGTTCTGGCACAGCGCGAAGAAACAGGAAGCCACGGAATCCCAGCAGGAAGCCGTGCCGCCTAG